A single region of the Salvia miltiorrhiza cultivar Shanhuang (shh) chromosome 8, IMPLAD_Smil_shh, whole genome shotgun sequence genome encodes:
- the LOC130997123 gene encoding YTH domain-containing protein ECT2-like: MEKYCATWSCTPYANKKLNAAYEDAQRVADGCPIFLFFFVVGSGQFCGMAEMTGTVDFHRDMDFGLRHKRSGSFPVKWHIIKDLANLNFFKLTILHNNDNRDIQRISWKRGLRMLNLFKRRTSSTTPLLDVFMQEEVYR; the protein is encoded by the exons ATGGAGAAATATTGTGCAA CGTGGTCATGCACTCCCTATGCAAACAAGAAGCTTAATGCTGCATATGAGGATGCCCAGAGAGTTGCTGATGGCTGCCCcatcttcctcttctttttt GTTGTTGGGAGTGGCCAGTTCTGTGGTATGGCAGAAATGACCGGCACAGTGGATTTCCACAGAGATATGGATTTCGGGCTGCGGCATAAACGGAGTGGAAGCTTTCCGGTGAAGTGGCACATCATAAAGGATTTGGCAAACTTGAATTTTTTTAAGCTCACCATATTGCACAACAATGACAACAGAGACATACAAAGG ATAAGTTGGAAGAGAGGTCTGCGGATGCTCAACCTATTCAAGCGTCGTACGTCGTCAACGACACCCCTACTCGATGTCTTTATGCAGGAAGAGGTATATAGGTAA
- the LOC130999967 gene encoding YTH domain-containing protein ECT3-like: protein MAEMTGPVDFHRDVDFDFRLRDKRSGSFPVKWHFIKDLANLKNFRFTILHNSENMPRTDNRDIQRLSYKKGLRMHNIFKRRTSTTSLLDSTGCEKSLQ from the exons ATGGCAGAAATGACTGGCCCAGTGGATTTTCACAGAGATGTGGATTTCGATTTCCGGCTGCGAGATAAACGGAGTGGAAGCTTTCCGGTGAAGTGGCACTTCATAAAGGATTTGGCAAACTTAAAAAATTTTAGGTTCACCATATTGCACAACAGTGAGAACATGCCAAGGACTGACAACAGAGACATACAAAGG TTAAGCTACAAGAAAGGTCTGCGGATGCATAACATATTCAAGCGCCGTACGTCGACAACATCCCTACTCGACTCAACTGGATGCGAGAAATCTCTCCAATGA
- the LOC130999966 gene encoding YTH domain-containing protein ECT2-like produces MAEMTGTVDFHRDMDFGLRHKRSGSFPVKWHIIKDLANLNFFKLTILHNNDNRDIQRISWKRGLRMLNLFKRRTSSTTPLLDVFMQEEVYR; encoded by the exons ATGGCAGAAATGACCGGCACAGTGGATTTCCACAGAGATATGGATTTCGGGCTGCGGCATAAACGGAGTGGAAGCTTTCCGGTGAAGTGGCACATCATAAAGGATTTGGCAAACTTGAATTTTTTTAAGCTCACCATATTGCACAACAATGACAACAGAGACATACAAAGG ATAAGTTGGAAGAGAGGTCTGCGGATGCTCAACCTATTCAAGCGTCGTACGTCGTCAACGACACCCCTACTCGATGTCTTTATGCAGGAAGAGGTATATAGGTAA